A genomic region of Papaver somniferum cultivar HN1 chromosome 7, ASM357369v1, whole genome shotgun sequence contains the following coding sequences:
- the LOC113294062 gene encoding NAC domain-containing protein 68-like, with amino-acid sequence MTELQAPIGYRFKPSDEVIIQYYLIPKIEGKPLPSKHIYETGEIYGKESHDLENTFQQGKEWYKQFASYDENSDDSLYFFTKLTKKWDNGSRISRTAGDGTWTANNAGRPIYTDVSYTVKYRTYSFTDNSVTGHKRKKETVASDGNTFTWNMDEYSILKGEQKLDYAIVKIRRKRSNNGGSTSSSSKQASSSSKKVKSCNYEVINDALACQDGFEVHNTATEGQHYANTSYHPTLDNVAGFQYCQNSSISFGNVVPSPEYNHLQYQPYASPSTTKSSNNTGLPGFWLNNCVFNEQAAAFQGFSSKSVLQDDVLETQQQPQAWGDPMNKNIPNYYQGPPLPT; translated from the exons ATGACTGAATTACAAGCACCAATTGGTTATCGTTTCAAGCCAAGCGATGAAGTGATCATACAATACTATTTGATTCCTAAGATCGAAGGTAAACCCCTTCCAAGTAAACATATTTACGAGACTGGGGAAATTTATGGGAAAGAATCACACGACTTGGAAAATACGTTCCAACAAGGTAAAGAATGGTATAAACAATTTGCGTCTTATGATGAAAATTCCGATGATTCGTTGTATTTCTTTACTAAGTTGACGAAAAAGTGGGACAACGGTAGTCGGATAAGTAGAACCGCCGGAGATGGAACGTGGACAGCCAACAATGCAG GTAGACCAATCTATACAGACGTATCATATACAGTAAAGTATAGGACTTATTCATTCACTGATAATTCTGTTACGGGTCACAAAAGGAAGAAGGAAACAGTTGCGTCTGATGGAAATACCTTTACCTGGAACATGGACGAGTACTCAATCCTAAAAGGTGAACAAAAGTTAGATTATGCGATTGTTAAGATCAGAAGGAAAAGAAGCAATAACGGAGGatcaacatcgtcatcatcaaaacaaGCGTCCTCATCATCTAAGAAAGTAAAGTCATGTAATTATGAGGTTATCAATGACGCTCTAGCTTGTCAAGATGGTTTCGAAGTTCATAACACGGCAACTGAAGGTCAACATTATGCAAATACGAGTTATCATCCCACATTGGACAATGTCGCGGGGTTCCAATACTGCCAGAATTCAAGTATTTCCTTCGGTAATGTAGTACCATCTCCTGAATATAATCATCTGCAGTATCAACCATATGCATCCCCATCCACAACAAAATCAAGTAATAATACTGGTCTCCCAGGATTTTGGTTGAATAACTGTGTATTTAATGAACAAGCCGCAGCATTCCAAGGTTTTTCTTCTAAATCAGTTCTCCAAGATGACGTGTTGGAAACTCAGCAGCAACCGCAGGCATGGGGTGATCCTATGAACAAAAATATCCCAAATTATTATCAAGGTCCACC GTTGCCAACATGA